One stretch of Acropora muricata isolate sample 2 chromosome 12, ASM3666990v1, whole genome shotgun sequence DNA includes these proteins:
- the LOC136893892 gene encoding mRNA export factor GLE1-like, with amino-acid sequence MWTPETVKMNKNIIVNRIIVNINNFTETICFRILIARNPGGMELEESDQKKEVKAKLAKEERASGGGEVLQSEGDKLVEELITVRHESEKKGEDQSEAKREAVVNEKKQALEMRDRALERIIETRNRNEEERAEEKKTVGRKRTRSGGDMLEWLRERAESDLEIKKQEMKEKREEREAMEATRLEQQQQQQQILQVLQQQQHYQQQQQQKQQQQFALMQQQMIGMFQQQQQQQMQALLSFLKKKGILLKSI; translated from the exons ATGTGGACCCCAGAGACGGTCAAGATGAATAAAAACATCATCGTGAACAGAATAATCGTCAATATcaacaactttactgaaacgaTCTGCTTCCGAATTCTGATCGCGCGGAATCCAG GAGGAATGGAGCTTGAAGAAAGTGACCAGAAAAA AGAAGTAAAGGCAAAACTGGCTAAAGAAGAAAGAGCAAGTGGTGGAGGTGAGGTACTCCAAAGTGAGGGTGATAAACTGGTGGAAGAGCTAATTACTGTTAGACATGAGTCAGAGAAGAAAGGAGAAGACCAAAGTGAGGCAAAGAGAGAAGCTGTTGTAAATGAAAAGAAGCAGGCATTGGAGATGAGAGACAGGGCTCTTGAAAGGATAATAGAAACGAGAAATAGAAATGAAGAGGAGAGGgcagaagaaaagaagacaGTTGGAAGAAAGAGAACAAGATCAGGAGGTGACATGTTGGAATGGTTGAGAGAAAGGGCAGAGTCAGATTTAGAAATAAAGAAGCAGGAGATGAAAGAGAAGAGAGAGGAAAGAGAAGCTATGGAAGCTACAAGGCtagaacaacagcaacagcagcagcaaaTTCTTCAAGTTTTGCAGCAACAACAGCACTatcagcaacagcagcagcagaaacaacaacagcaatttGCCTTAATGCAACAGCAAATGATTGGTatgtttcaacaacaacaacaacaacaaatgcagGCTCTGCTgtcttttctaaaaaaaaaaggaatactcttaaagagcatatga